A genomic segment from Zonotrichia albicollis isolate bZonAlb1 chromosome 21, bZonAlb1.hap1, whole genome shotgun sequence encodes:
- the AMBP gene encoding protein AMBP, whose translation MIFWGLLSLLLLAVARGTPIGDQDEDIQVQENFEAERMYGKWFDIAIGTTCKWMKNYKEKFSMGTLVLGPGPSTDQISTTSTRLRQGDCTLVSGEYQKTSTPGKYTYYNPRWDVSIQSYVLRTNYDEYAVILMKKKSSFGPSTTLKLYGRSPELREDLMESFHQLALEMGIPEDSIFILANRGECVPQDTENAPQRARRAVLPLEEGSAAGPLPTYIGNKEDSCRLSRDPGPCSGMLSRFFYNSSSMACETFHYGGCLGNGNNFYSEKECLQACRMEAACRLPIVRGPCKALLTRWAFDAAQGKCVTFIYGGCKGNGNQFYSEKECKEYCGAPQLAEDEEFLQLSN comes from the exons atgattttttggggtctcctttccctcctcctccttgctgTGGCTCGTGGAACCCCCATCGGAGACCAGGATGAAGATATCCAAGTGCAGGAGAATTTTGAGGCCGAGCGG ATGTACGGCAAGTGGTTCGACATCGCCATCGGCACGACCTGCAAATGGATGAAGAACTACAAGGAGAAGTTCAGCATGGGCACGCttgtgctgggccctggcccCAGCACGGACCAGATCAGCACTACCAGCACCAGGCTGAG GCAAGGTGACTGCACACTAGTCTCAGGGGAGTACCAGAAAACCAGCACCCCTGGAAAATACACCTACTACAACCCCA GATGGGATGTGTCTATCCAGTCCTATGTGCTCCGTACCAACTATGACGAATATGCTGTCATTCtgatgaagaaaaaaagcagttttgGTCCAAGCACCACCCTGAAGCTGTATG GGAGGAGTCCAGAGCTACGGGAGGACCTCATGGAGTCTTTCCATCAGCTGGCTCTGGAGATGGGCATCCCCGAAGACTCCATCTTCATCCTGGCCAACAGAG GTGAATGTGTTCCTCAAGACACTGAGAATGCTCCCCAG AGAGCACGGAGAGCAGTCCTACCCCTGGAGgagggctcagctgcaggacCCCTGCCCACATACATTGGCAATAAGGAAG ACTCGTGCCGGCTGAGCCGGGACCCCGGGCCCTGCAGCGGGATGCTCTCCCGCTTCTTCTACAACTCCTCCTCCATGGCCTGTGAAACTTTCCACTACGGAGGCTGCCTGGGCAACGGCAACAACTTCTACTCAGAAAAGGAGTGCCTGCAGGCGTGCCGGATGGAGG ctgcctgcaggcTGCCCATTGTCCGAGGTCCCTGCAAGGCACTGTTGACACGCTGGGCCTTCGATGCAGCCCAGGGCAAGTGCGTCACCTTCATCTATGGGGGCTGCAAGGGCAACGGGAACCAGTTCTACTCAGAGAAGGAGTGCAAGGAGTACTGCGGGGCTCCTCAGCTGGCAG AGGACGAGGagttcctgcagctctccaaCTGA